Proteins encoded within one genomic window of Lynx canadensis isolate LIC74 chromosome B2, mLynCan4.pri.v2, whole genome shotgun sequence:
- the GJB7 gene encoding gap junction beta-7 protein encodes MSWMFLRDLLTGVNKYSTGIGRIWLTVVFIFRLLVYMVAAEHVWKDEQKEFECNIKQPGCENVCFDHFFPISQVRLWALQLIMVSMPSLLVVLHVACCDSREKRHRKKLYVSLGVMDGGLWYTYLISLIVKTGFEIGFLVLFYKLYDGFSVPYLMKCDLKPCPNTVDCFISKPTEKTIFIFFLVITSCLCIVLNFIELSFLVLKCLIKCYLQKHSKTLKSSVCECHNLRYIECGGIGAPPLLQNCHSDSAISTLHTPEPPPSRGKTKLLCDDTQEGWQGESASFLSKT; translated from the coding sequence ATGAGTTGGATGTTCCTCAGAGACCTCCTAACTGGAGTAAATAAATACTCAACCGGAATTGGGCGGATTTGGCTGACTGTTGTGTTCATCTTCCGTTTGCTGGTCTACATGGTGGCAGCAGAGCATGTGTGGAAAGATGAGCAGAAAGAGTTTGAGTGCAACATTAAACAGCCTGGTTGCGAAAATGTGTGTTTTGATCACTTCTTCCCCATTTCCCAGGTCAGACTTTGGGCCTTACAGCTGATCATGGTCTCTATGCCTTCACTTCTTGTGGTTCTACATGTAGCCTGTTGTGACAGTAGAGagaaaaggcacagaaagaaaCTCTATGTCAGCCTAGGTGTGATGGACGGGGGTCTGTGGTACACTTACCTGATCAGTCTCATTGTTAAAACTGGTTTTGAAATTGGcttcctggttttattttacaaactgTATGATGGCTTTAGTGTTCCGTACCTTATGAAGTGTGATTTGAAGCCTTGTCCCAACACTGTGGACTGCTTCATATCCAAACCCACCGAGAAAACGATCTTCATCTTCTTCTTGGTTATTACCTCATGCCTGTGCATTGTGTTGAATTTCATTGAACTGAGCTTTTTGGTTCTCAAGTGCCTTATTAAGTGCTATCTCCAAAAACACTCTAAGACACTCAAGTCTTCAGTGTGTGAGTGCCACAACCTCAGATACATTGAATGTGGTGGGATAggggctcctcccctgctccagaATTGCCACTCAGACTCAGCCATAAGCACACTGCACACCCCTGAACCCCCTCCCTCCCGAGGTAAAACAAAACTGCTTTGTGATGATACACAAGAGGGTTGGCAAGGAGAATCTGCATCCTTCCTAAGCAAGACTTAA